In Candidatus Delongbacteria bacterium, a single window of DNA contains:
- a CDS encoding carboxypeptidase-like regulatory domain-containing protein, giving the protein MAEHLPDDAEGRPAGGAALDSQQEAQIREEVRRQIEAADQRRVQEDEARQHAEVLFQQEQARRRIMAEEARAYYQNSPDYYEYINENGDSEWLTRKQILAREGYFDYEENVENLEEARRKIWLKLAAWLAGGLVLAGLAIWYLLDERGSVVVLCNVPGAHIIVDGQDTGKVTDARLDLNPGEHLLEVRHAGYLPADEPFVVLKLAPRGELDVQIRLRPLP; this is encoded by the coding sequence ATGGCGGAACACCTGCCGGATGACGCGGAGGGGCGCCCCGCCGGCGGCGCGGCCCTGGATTCCCAGCAGGAGGCGCAGATCCGCGAGGAGGTGCGCCGCCAGATCGAGGCCGCCGACCAGCGCCGCGTCCAGGAGGACGAGGCCCGGCAGCACGCCGAGGTCTTGTTCCAGCAGGAGCAGGCCCGGCGCCGGATCATGGCCGAGGAAGCCCGCGCCTACTACCAGAACTCCCCCGACTACTACGAGTACATCAACGAGAACGGCGACTCGGAGTGGTTGACCCGCAAGCAGATCCTCGCCCGCGAAGGCTACTTCGACTACGAAGAGAACGTGGAGAACCTGGAGGAGGCCCGGCGCAAGATCTGGCTCAAGCTGGCAGCCTGGCTGGCGGGCGGCCTGGTGCTGGCGGGCCTGGCGATCTGGTACCTGCTGGATGAGCGCGGCAGCGTGGTCGTGCTCTGCAATGTGCCGGGCGCGCACATCATCGTCGACGGCCAGGACACGGGCAAGGTCACGGACGCGCGTCTGGACTTGAACCCCGGCGAGCACCTGCTGGAAGTGCGGCACGCCGGCTACCTGCCCGCCGACGAGCCCTTCGTGGTGTTGAAACTGGCTCCCCGCGGCGAGCTGGACGTGCAGATCCGGCTGCGTCCCCTGCCATGA